In one Gopherus evgoodei ecotype Sinaloan lineage chromosome 1, rGopEvg1_v1.p, whole genome shotgun sequence genomic region, the following are encoded:
- the SYNGR1 gene encoding synaptogyrin-1 isoform X1, producing MEGGAYGAGKAGGAFDPQTFFRQPHTVLRVLSWVFSIVVFGSIVNEGYLNSPTEVEEHCIFNRNHNACNYGITVGVLAFLSCLLYLALDVYFPQISSVKDRKKAVLSDIGVSGFWAFLWFVGFCFLANQWQVSKHENNPLNEGADAARAAITFSFFSIFTWAGQAFLAYQRYRIGADSALFSQDYTDPSQDSGLPYAPYTNEDDATDTVGTYQQPPPVDAFDAETQGYQTQNY from the exons ATGGAAGGGGGCGCGTATGGAGCGGGCAAAGCCGGGGGCGCCTTCGACCCCCAGACCTTCTTCCGGCAGCCTCACACCGTCCTGCGGGTGCTCTCCTGG GTGTTCTCCATTGTTGTCTTCGGCTCCATTGTGAATGAAGGTTACCTGAACAGCCCCACTGAGGTGGAGGAGCACTGTATCTTCAACCGCAACCATAACGCCTGCAACTATGGCATCACCGTGGGCGTCCTCGCCTTCCTCAGCTGCCTTCTCTACCTGGCTCTGGACGTCTATTTCCCACAGATCAGCAGCGTCAAGGACCGCAAGAAGGCAGTGCTCTCGGACATCGGCGTCTCTG GCTTTTGGGCATTCCTCTGGTTTGTTGGCTTCTGCTTCCTGGCCAACCAGTGGCAAGTTTCAAAGCATGAGAACAACCCGCTGAATGAGGGGGCAGATGCAGCCCGAGCAGCCATcaccttctctttcttctccatCTTCACCTGG GCGGGCCAGGCATTTCTGGCGTACCAGCGCTACCGGATTGGTGCCGACTCGGCCCTCTTCTCCCAGGACTACACGGACCCAAGCCAGGACTCCGGCCTGCCTTACGCCCCCTACACCAACGAGGACGATGCCACAGACACGGTGGGGACGTACCAGCAGCCCCCTCCAGTAGACGCTTTTGACGCTGAGACGCAGGGGTACCAAACGCAGAACTACTGA
- the SYNGR1 gene encoding synaptogyrin-1 isoform X2 — translation MEGGAYGAGKAGGAFDPQTFFRQPHTVLRVLSWVFSIVVFGSIVNEGYLNSPTEVEEHCIFNRNHNACNYGITVGVLAFLSCLLYLALDVYFPQISSVKDRKKAVLSDIGVSGFWAFLWFVGFCFLANQWQVSKHENNPLNEGADAARAAITFSFFSIFTWGLLTFLAFRRFRHISFQEEYNTLFPSSPAPLP, via the exons ATGGAAGGGGGCGCGTATGGAGCGGGCAAAGCCGGGGGCGCCTTCGACCCCCAGACCTTCTTCCGGCAGCCTCACACCGTCCTGCGGGTGCTCTCCTGG GTGTTCTCCATTGTTGTCTTCGGCTCCATTGTGAATGAAGGTTACCTGAACAGCCCCACTGAGGTGGAGGAGCACTGTATCTTCAACCGCAACCATAACGCCTGCAACTATGGCATCACCGTGGGCGTCCTCGCCTTCCTCAGCTGCCTTCTCTACCTGGCTCTGGACGTCTATTTCCCACAGATCAGCAGCGTCAAGGACCGCAAGAAGGCAGTGCTCTCGGACATCGGCGTCTCTG GCTTTTGGGCATTCCTCTGGTTTGTTGGCTTCTGCTTCCTGGCCAACCAGTGGCAAGTTTCAAAGCATGAGAACAACCCGCTGAATGAGGGGGCAGATGCAGCCCGAGCAGCCATcaccttctctttcttctccatCTTCACCTGG GGCCTCCTGACATTTCTGGCTTTCCGGAGATTCAGACACATTAGCTTTCAGGAAGAATACAACACTCTCTTCCCTAGCTCCCCCGCACCGCTGCCCTAG